The following proteins are co-located in the Terriglobia bacterium genome:
- a CDS encoding efflux RND transporter periplasmic adaptor subunit encodes MKSRVGFSVIAFLAFSALSTSCARQSHGTTEAATTTSGSTPKVEVTRVIARKLTALVELPGQLVPYEVVDVYAKETGFVKRLGVDRGSRVRQGEQIALLEAPELMAQRSEAESKYQGAESQMLAAEARLAADEATYKRMEAASKVPGVVAGNDLDVAQKTALAGRQNVAALQKNVKAAQDALQAVSQLESYLKITAPFDGQITTRYVHPGALVGPQGGAGASTPIVRIETLTRLRLVVPVPEYDAGDVPEGTQVTFTVPSFPGKTFRAPIARISHDVDLNTRTMPVELDVRDPRAQLIPGTFCEVEWPVRRSYPTLFVPASAVTNDLERTFVIRVQNDRAEWVDVKTGSTTGKLIEVFGGLREGDEVMTRGTDTVGPGTRVISQLVAAK; translated from the coding sequence ATGAAATCCAGAGTGGGCTTCAGCGTGATCGCGTTTCTGGCTTTCAGCGCACTGTCCACATCCTGCGCCAGGCAGAGCCATGGGACGACCGAGGCCGCAACGACAACCTCAGGCTCTACCCCCAAAGTGGAGGTTACGCGTGTCATCGCTCGGAAGCTTACTGCTCTGGTGGAGCTTCCCGGCCAACTGGTGCCCTATGAGGTCGTGGACGTCTATGCAAAAGAAACCGGGTTTGTAAAGCGGTTGGGGGTTGACCGCGGCTCCCGGGTCAGGCAGGGCGAACAGATTGCGCTATTGGAAGCTCCGGAGCTGATGGCTCAACGATCGGAAGCGGAATCCAAGTATCAGGGAGCCGAATCACAAATGCTGGCGGCAGAAGCCAGGTTAGCCGCCGACGAAGCGACCTATAAACGGATGGAGGCGGCTTCGAAAGTCCCGGGAGTTGTTGCCGGTAATGATCTTGATGTCGCTCAAAAAACGGCCCTCGCTGGCAGGCAAAATGTCGCGGCGCTTCAAAAGAACGTCAAAGCGGCACAGGATGCCCTGCAGGCCGTTTCCCAGCTCGAGTCCTACCTGAAGATCACGGCCCCTTTTGATGGGCAGATCACCACGCGCTACGTGCATCCTGGAGCGCTGGTTGGTCCGCAGGGAGGAGCGGGCGCTTCAACTCCGATCGTCCGCATCGAAACGCTGACTCGTTTGCGGCTTGTCGTACCGGTGCCAGAATACGATGCCGGAGACGTCCCGGAGGGGACGCAGGTGACTTTCACGGTGCCGTCCTTTCCTGGCAAAACCTTCCGGGCTCCCATCGCCAGAATTTCGCATGACGTCGACCTCAACACTCGCACGATGCCGGTTGAACTGGACGTGAGAGATCCCCGCGCGCAATTGATTCCCGGCACCTTTTGCGAGGTTGAATGGCCCGTGCGCCGCTCGTACCCTACCCTCTTCGTGCCGGCTTCCGCCGTCACCAATGACCTCGAGCGAACATTTGTCATTCGCGTACAAAACGATCGTGCCGAATGGGTGGACGTCAAGACAGGATCCACAACCGGCAAGCTCATCGAAGTCTTTGGGGGCTTACGGGAAGGAGATGAAGTGATGACACGGGGGACAGATACGGTCGGCCCCGGCACTCGTGTCATATCGCAGTTGGTTGCCGCAAAATAG
- a CDS encoding TolC family protein yields the protein MLRKTTNRLLILLLCLSSLLGMAGKLRSAPPQTANPKTFTLEDAVNYALAHYPAVQAGREQIEAARGGVDLARTNYLPRLDSLWQANRATSNNVMGIMFPQSVVPSVRGPVLPSSTDTAWGSMGGLLFSWQPYAFGYRHAQVSLARAGVDVASSNFAVTRLSTATNAANAFFNVLAAKQGVTVAEANLKRWEAVARSIHALVDNELRPGADASRADAQMAQAKIQLIQAEQQVAISRAALADALGLETSAVEVSAGPLLGTPPQATPPKPTSASHPAAVEQQNSVRQAQAQLQILHHSYYPDLYVQSFVSGMGSGFSPTGVPQGGANGLGLGTENYGAALTVTFPIFSIFGIHAQERTAKANVQAETSYYRQTLLGINEQVEQARAMLDGARRVAENTPIELNAALTGEVQSQARYKSGLATIVELADAESLLAQAEINDALARLAVWRNLANLAAAEGNLDPFFGLVRAGGH from the coding sequence GTGTTGAGAAAAACGACCAACCGTTTGCTAATCCTGCTGCTTTGTCTTTCCTCGCTGCTGGGTATGGCAGGGAAGCTCAGATCTGCTCCTCCTCAGACTGCTAACCCGAAGACGTTTACCCTGGAGGACGCGGTCAATTACGCCCTTGCGCATTATCCTGCCGTGCAGGCCGGCCGCGAGCAGATCGAGGCGGCGCGCGGCGGCGTGGATTTGGCCCGCACAAACTATCTGCCGCGCCTTGACTCGCTGTGGCAAGCTAATCGCGCAACCTCGAACAACGTGATGGGCATCATGTTCCCACAGTCCGTGGTTCCAAGCGTTCGCGGTCCCGTCCTGCCTTCTTCAACGGATACCGCGTGGGGAAGCATGGGTGGGTTGTTGTTTTCATGGCAGCCCTATGCCTTCGGCTATCGCCATGCGCAAGTTAGTCTCGCACGCGCCGGGGTTGACGTGGCTTCATCCAATTTTGCTGTAACCCGCCTGAGTACGGCTACAAATGCAGCGAACGCATTTTTCAATGTTTTGGCGGCGAAACAGGGCGTCACTGTAGCCGAGGCGAACCTGAAGCGATGGGAAGCGGTGGCCAGATCCATTCACGCGCTGGTGGACAATGAACTGCGCCCTGGCGCGGATGCCTCGCGCGCGGATGCGCAAATGGCGCAGGCCAAAATCCAATTGATCCAGGCGGAGCAACAAGTAGCCATTAGCCGGGCGGCGCTGGCTGACGCTTTGGGTCTTGAAACAAGCGCTGTGGAGGTTTCCGCAGGGCCGCTTTTGGGCACGCCGCCGCAAGCGACGCCTCCTAAGCCCACGTCTGCTTCACATCCGGCTGCCGTGGAACAACAAAACAGTGTGCGCCAAGCGCAGGCTCAGCTTCAGATCCTGCATCACTCCTACTATCCTGACCTTTACGTTCAATCCTTCGTCTCCGGAATGGGCTCGGGTTTTTCGCCGACCGGAGTCCCTCAGGGCGGCGCAAATGGATTGGGCCTCGGAACGGAAAATTACGGAGCGGCGCTAACCGTGACATTCCCGATCTTCAGCATTTTTGGAATCCACGCCCAGGAGAGGACCGCCAAGGCGAACGTGCAAGCCGAGACAAGTTATTACCGCCAGACGCTGCTCGGGATAAATGAGCAGGTCGAGCAGGCCCGGGCTATGCTGGATGGCGCTCGCCGCGTGGCTGAAAACACGCCAATCGAGCTTAATGCTGCCCTTACGGGAGAGGTCCAATCACAGGCACGGTATAAGAGCGGGCTGGCAACGATCGTCGAGCTGGCCGACGCGGAGAGCCTGCTCGCGCAGGCCGAGATCAATGATGCTCTGGCGCGGCTGGCAGTCTGGCGTAACCTGGCAAATCTTGCTGCCGCCGAAGGGAATCTGGACCCGTTCTTTGGGCTGGTCCGGGCAGGAGGTCATTGA
- a CDS encoding PAS domain-containing protein, whose product MSKLNRASKPKRRVRNPVASASSSAPPSTFRSVVNSSSNIIFVKDAEGRYLYVNPEFQKLCHLAPAEVAGKTDYEIFPKEQAAAFRKNDLEVLRSGEPQTFEETALHEDGLHASVVNKFPLRDSKGKIYAICGIVADITERKTAEEHARELSLRRIQAQDEERSRISRELHDNIGSTLAALLLNLSVMKRLESKCDPAVRKPLGESLALARQCTEDVRTLAYLLHPTMLDELGLLAGLEWYLGKYRQLTGVEVRRRFPARLSRLPRELEISLFNIVQQALLNIHFHSGSPEADVSIELNGEMLTLKIQDRGKGMPKGARPGLGIGGMQERARQFGGKLNITSNSAGTTVTVTVPLSTTEDGGLNAPIPGKKNFKGRLPAS is encoded by the coding sequence ATGAGCAAGCTCAATCGCGCATCCAAGCCCAAGCGAAGAGTTCGAAATCCCGTGGCGTCGGCTTCCAGCAGTGCGCCCCCCAGCACCTTCCGCTCCGTCGTGAACAGCAGTTCCAACATCATCTTCGTCAAGGATGCTGAAGGACGTTACCTGTATGTGAATCCCGAATTTCAAAAGCTCTGCCACCTGGCCCCGGCGGAAGTGGCCGGCAAAACGGACTATGAAATTTTTCCAAAAGAACAGGCGGCGGCTTTCCGGAAAAACGATTTGGAAGTCCTTCGGTCGGGCGAGCCGCAGACGTTTGAAGAAACTGCTCTTCACGAAGACGGGCTCCACGCCAGCGTCGTGAACAAGTTCCCTTTGCGGGATTCCAAAGGGAAAATTTATGCGATCTGCGGAATCGTCGCGGACATCACCGAACGCAAGACGGCAGAAGAGCACGCGCGCGAGCTATCTTTGCGGCGAATCCAGGCGCAGGACGAGGAGCGGAGCAGAATATCGCGAGAGCTTCATGACAACATCGGGTCAACACTCGCGGCGCTGCTGCTGAATCTGAGCGTGATGAAGCGGTTGGAATCGAAGTGTGATCCGGCGGTACGCAAGCCGCTCGGCGAAAGCCTGGCGCTGGCCAGGCAATGCACCGAGGACGTCCGAACGCTGGCGTATCTGCTTCACCCGACGATGCTGGATGAGTTGGGTCTCCTGGCCGGCTTGGAATGGTATCTGGGCAAGTACCGGCAGCTCACTGGCGTGGAAGTCCGACGCCGCTTCCCCGCCCGGCTGAGCCGGCTGCCGAGAGAACTGGAGATTTCACTTTTCAATATCGTGCAACAGGCGCTGCTCAATATTCATTTTCATTCCGGGAGCCCCGAGGCGGATGTCAGCATCGAGCTGAACGGCGAGATGCTTACCCTCAAAATTCAGGACCGTGGAAAAGGTATGCCGAAGGGCGCCCGGCCAGGGCTGGGTATTGGCGGAATGCAGGAAAGGGCGAGACAGTTCGGCGGCAAATTGAACATAACCTCGAACTCTGCGGGTACCACCGTGACCGTGACGGTCCCCCTGTCCACTACTGAAGACGGCGGCCTGAACGCTCCAATCCCCGGTAAAAAGAACTTCAAAGGGCGTCTCCCAGCCAGTTGA
- a CDS encoding glycosyl hydrolase produces the protein MKRLLPIAEVDLPKSHFAVRSVHVFIAFGAFLLFSCRASLPNSTPRNSPLLLGTNAILYDAQDAGLIDSLGSSGSVSARVTFYWSDIEPTDGNWQFATYDDLVKRATDAKIPLLGIVAYAMKRVSAAAANMQGDPWALSFCPPDDIGQFATFAGMVAARYPQVQYWEIWNEPNTTYFWRPSPDPARYVELLQLSYAAIKAANPNAVVVLGGLSPGTGNGQVNTTTAVSFLESVYRDGGKSYFDAVGFHPYNDGASPDSYLADYVNSVHEVMTENADGNKPVWITEIGWYAGTGGNAVSEAQQADYLSRAFTILYDLNFVQRVYWYNLKDYSNPSTPVTPSPPSACGPGVGNPVDYGLFRYAGSPRPAAEAFMKDAQ, from the coding sequence TTGAAGCGTCTCTTGCCAATCGCCGAAGTGGATCTCCCGAAAAGCCATTTCGCTGTTCGGAGTGTTCACGTTTTCATCGCTTTCGGCGCGTTCCTGTTGTTCTCCTGTCGAGCCAGCCTGCCCAACTCGACGCCGCGGAACAGCCCCTTACTTCTGGGTACGAATGCGATTCTGTATGATGCCCAGGACGCCGGCCTCATTGACTCGCTGGGCAGTTCAGGCAGCGTGAGTGCTCGGGTGACGTTCTACTGGAGTGATATCGAACCCACCGACGGCAATTGGCAGTTTGCGACATATGACGATCTGGTGAAGCGCGCCACAGACGCCAAGATCCCCCTGCTGGGAATTGTGGCTTACGCCATGAAACGGGTGTCGGCCGCCGCAGCGAACATGCAGGGCGATCCCTGGGCGCTCTCATTTTGCCCGCCGGACGATATCGGGCAATTCGCCACCTTCGCGGGCATGGTGGCCGCCCGCTATCCCCAGGTGCAGTATTGGGAAATCTGGAATGAGCCCAACACCACCTATTTCTGGCGGCCTTCGCCTGATCCGGCCCGCTATGTCGAACTGCTCCAGCTTTCCTATGCTGCCATCAAGGCTGCCAACCCCAACGCTGTCGTCGTTCTGGGCGGCCTGTCTCCCGGCACTGGGAACGGTCAGGTGAATACTACGACCGCTGTGTCCTTCCTCGAGTCTGTTTACCGGGACGGCGGAAAGAGCTACTTTGATGCGGTCGGATTTCATCCTTATAACGATGGCGCGTCGCCGGACTCCTATCTGGCCGACTATGTCAACAGCGTCCACGAGGTCATGACGGAAAATGCGGATGGAAACAAACCGGTCTGGATCACGGAGATCGGCTGGTACGCAGGTACAGGGGGTAACGCGGTCTCCGAAGCGCAGCAGGCGGATTACCTGAGCCGGGCGTTCACGATTCTGTACGATCTGAACTTTGTTCAGCGCGTCTATTGGTACAACCTGAAGGACTATAGCAATCCCTCGACGCCGGTGACGCCGTCGCCGCCTTCGGCGTGCGGCCCGGGTGTGGGAAATCCGGTGGATTACGGGCTGTTTCGATACGCCGGTTCACCACGCCCTGCTGCTGAGGCGTTCATGAAAGACGCGCAATAG
- a CDS encoding phospholipase C, phosphocholine-specific — translation MQTRRDFLKMAALISGAGLTGLFPESIGRAYAIVPDSGSTWRDAEHVVILMQENRSFDHAFGTLRGVRGFNDPRALRLPNGNSVFVQTDAAGNSYAPWRLDIRDTRITWMGSLPHSRDSQVDAWNEGRYDQWLTAKRSDEEEYVHIPMTMGHYTREDLPFYYALADAFTICDQNYCSVLSSTSPNRCYLWTGTIRDRQAADSKVFIRNEQIDYGGLVWKTFCERLQEAGIHWKSYQNELTRSPLTGDQDAWLSNFGDNSLECFGAYNVEAYPGFAAAASRWKDQWTEEAQKLESAISTAENAAEAAQMRAELKQAHESIRKAETALANCGEKRWGQLTNEQKALFHAAFVTNAGDPDYHALAPLPFTDNGQQMSMQIPKGDVLYQFRKDVREGRLPAISWLTAPENFSDHPTSPWYGAWYLSEVIDILTSNPAVWKKTIFILTYDENDGYFDHVPPFVAADPRRPETGGASNGVDTSLEYTYQEDEMAMGVTPTDARTGPIGLGFRVPMIVASPWTRGGWVNSQVFDHTSTLQFLERFVQARFGRAVQETNLSTWRRTVTGDLTSVFRPYDPKGPDLDFLRRDPYVVGIEKARYKEVPSNYQKLTEEQIAQINRAPMHSEYTAQEKGIRPACALPYELYADGNRTSDGEHWELRLTAGDQAHAQQAAGAPFNVYLRHLNNGSEMLAASFAVKAGDTLTRQFPLAMFADGKYFLEVYGPNGFYRAFSGRTASPEMVEVRAAYELNATRLTGNVEVHLRNTAGSPASVTITDRAYGTAAVRAELSSGQATAVVLPSQSSHGWYDFTVKADGSDAESRYAGRVETGRPSASDPVMGGLDDAT, via the coding sequence ATGCAAACGCGTCGCGATTTCCTCAAAATGGCGGCACTGATCTCTGGCGCCGGCCTCACTGGCCTGTTTCCCGAATCGATTGGACGGGCTTATGCAATCGTGCCGGATTCCGGATCCACCTGGCGGGATGCGGAGCACGTCGTCATCCTCATGCAGGAGAACCGCTCGTTCGATCACGCTTTTGGCACTTTGCGCGGCGTGCGAGGCTTCAACGATCCACGGGCGCTGCGACTGCCCAACGGCAATTCGGTCTTCGTGCAGACGGACGCAGCCGGGAACTCTTACGCCCCGTGGCGTCTGGATATTCGCGATACGCGTATTACCTGGATGGGCTCACTGCCGCATTCACGCGACAGCCAGGTCGATGCATGGAACGAAGGACGTTACGACCAGTGGCTCACTGCCAAGCGCTCAGACGAGGAGGAGTACGTCCATATCCCAATGACCATGGGACATTACACGCGCGAAGACCTGCCGTTTTACTATGCTCTGGCTGACGCCTTCACCATTTGCGACCAGAACTACTGCTCGGTGCTGAGCAGCACGTCTCCCAACCGCTGTTATCTTTGGACCGGGACCATCCGCGACCGGCAGGCCGCCGATTCAAAGGTTTTCATCCGCAATGAACAGATCGACTACGGGGGTCTGGTGTGGAAGACCTTCTGCGAACGCCTGCAGGAGGCCGGTATTCACTGGAAGTCTTACCAGAATGAATTGACGCGCTCGCCGCTCACAGGTGATCAGGACGCCTGGCTCTCTAACTTTGGAGACAACAGCCTCGAATGTTTCGGCGCGTACAATGTTGAGGCGTATCCGGGCTTTGCCGCTGCGGCAAGCCGCTGGAAAGACCAGTGGACCGAAGAGGCGCAGAAGCTTGAATCCGCTATCTCAACCGCCGAAAATGCGGCCGAGGCGGCGCAGATGCGCGCGGAGCTCAAGCAGGCGCACGAAAGTATCAGGAAAGCTGAGACCGCGCTCGCCAACTGCGGGGAGAAACGGTGGGGCCAACTCACCAATGAACAGAAGGCCCTGTTTCATGCGGCGTTTGTGACCAACGCGGGCGACCCCGACTATCATGCGCTGGCGCCGCTGCCGTTCACGGATAACGGTCAGCAGATGTCGATGCAAATACCCAAGGGCGACGTCCTCTATCAGTTTCGCAAGGACGTACGCGAAGGCAGGCTGCCGGCGATTTCCTGGTTGACCGCTCCAGAAAACTTCTCCGACCATCCAACCTCGCCGTGGTATGGCGCCTGGTACCTCTCGGAGGTCATAGACATTCTCACGAGCAATCCCGCGGTGTGGAAGAAGACGATCTTTATACTCACCTACGATGAGAACGATGGGTACTTCGACCATGTGCCGCCGTTTGTGGCTGCCGATCCCAGGCGCCCGGAAACCGGCGGAGCCTCGAACGGAGTGGACACCAGTCTGGAATACACTTATCAGGAAGACGAGATGGCGATGGGCGTAACGCCGACGGACGCGCGCACCGGCCCCATCGGCCTCGGCTTTCGCGTGCCGATGATCGTTGCCTCGCCGTGGACGCGCGGGGGATGGGTAAACTCGCAGGTTTTCGACCACACTTCCACGCTGCAGTTTCTGGAGCGCTTTGTGCAGGCCAGGTTTGGCAGGGCCGTGCAGGAGACCAACCTCAGCACCTGGCGCCGGACCGTGACCGGCGACCTCACCTCGGTCTTCCGCCCGTACGATCCCAAAGGACCGGATCTCGACTTCCTGCGGCGTGACCCGTATGTCGTGGGCATTGAGAAGGCGCGCTACAAAGAGGTTCCCTCGAACTATCAAAAACTCACCGAAGAGCAGATTGCGCAGATTAATCGAGCGCCGATGCATTCCGAGTACACTGCGCAGGAAAAAGGCATTCGCCCGGCGTGCGCACTGCCCTACGAGCTTTACGCCGACGGAAACCGGACCAGCGATGGCGAGCACTGGGAGCTTCGCTTGACAGCGGGTGACCAGGCGCACGCGCAGCAAGCGGCGGGTGCGCCGTTCAACGTGTACCTGCGCCATCTGAACAATGGCAGCGAAATGTTGGCAGCCAGTTTCGCCGTCAAAGCAGGAGACACACTGACGCGGCAGTTTCCGCTTGCGATGTTTGCTGATGGCAAATACTTCCTGGAAGTGTACGGGCCTAACGGCTTCTACCGCGCCTTCAGCGGACGCACGGCTTCACCGGAAATGGTGGAGGTGCGCGCCGCCTATGAGCTGAATGCTACCAGGCTGACCGGCAACGTAGAAGTACACCTGCGTAACACCGCCGGGAGTCCTGCCTCCGTCACGATTACCGATCGTGCGTACGGTACGGCGGCAGTGCGGGCCGAACTCTCTTCCGGCCAGGCAACGGCGGTTGTGCTGCCTTCCCAGTCCAGCCATGGATGGTACGACTTCACGGTCAAGGCGGACGGATCAGATGCCGAATCCCGCTATGCAGGCCGCGTAGAGACGGGCCGTCCCAGCGCCAGTGATCCCGTAATGGGCGGGCTGGACGACGCGACATAG
- a CDS encoding efflux RND transporter permease subunit — MWLIRTALRRPITILIAVIGVALCSILAISRMRIDIFPNLNLPIIYVAQPYGGMSPRQMEGYLVYYYEYHFLYINGIQTVEDKSIQSNGLLKLTFHPGTDMSQALAQTISYVSRAHAFMPYGTVSPFVIRFDAGTVPVGDVVFSSPTMTVGEIQDLALNRVRPVFATLPGVSAPPPFGGNQRTIVITVNPGRLRSYHLTPDQVAKAVSSGNQLTPAGNVRTGNLLRIVTSNSIVSDITRQLDDLPIRTGSGPSVYLRDIGSVTDSTDIPTGYALVNGRRAVYEPVTKRPDSSTLSVVNEVKKSLPFFRSLVPSGIQISYEFDQSGYVKNSLFAVVREGLLGAILTGLVIFLFLRDARSSLIVLTTIPFALLTALVALWISGQTINIMTLGGLALAVGILVDEGVVAIENIDATLEREPDVPLARAVLRAVQQTVGPRFLAMLAVVAVFVPSFFMTGVSQALFVPLSLAVAFSMIASFLLSSTLLPVMFLWMHKRLGTDRSARPESRGRFDAFREKWKRGLHRVAGLRWLIVGAYAAVVLLIILALGPRLGQELFPQAANNQFRLRIEAPVGTRAEDTASLTTEALRQIQDAAGPGNVATTLGYVGTQAASYPINTVFLWTSGPHEAVINVALRPEAHIDVASFEEKLRRVLPPKFPECSFSFEQGDIISQIMNFGAPTPVDVAVMGPDFGQLRAYVAKLQRQMGEIKGMRDLRIEQPLDYPSVNVEIHRELAGQLGVTAGQVATSLSHATSSSRFTVPNYWADPRTGVAYQVQVQYPQPQMTSVQDVKNVPVMPGDTEHPLLGDLATVTDGTTVGEYDRENGRWKLDLVGNVAGQDLGSIGNSINTAIQRTGALPKGANVSVRGQIAPMQEAFTNLAVGLLLAILVIFLLLAANFQSMRLSFVVFTTAPAAVCGMILMLLITHTTLNIESYMGGIMAIGVGTANAILLVTFAEEYRKRGASSLDAGVEGARERMRPIIMTSVAMIAGMVPMAVALGAGAEETAPLGRAVIGGLLAATFVNLAVLPFVFSLVQQRAGAASPSLDPDDPASRFAGA, encoded by the coding sequence ATGTGGCTGATCCGCACGGCGCTGCGCCGCCCCATCACGATTCTAATAGCCGTCATTGGGGTCGCCCTCTGCTCCATTCTGGCAATTTCGCGGATGCGCATCGATATCTTTCCGAATCTCAACCTGCCGATCATTTACGTGGCACAGCCTTACGGCGGTATGAGTCCGAGACAAATGGAGGGATACCTCGTCTATTACTACGAATACCATTTTCTTTACATCAATGGTATTCAGACCGTCGAGGACAAGTCGATTCAGAGCAATGGCCTCCTTAAGCTTACATTCCACCCTGGCACAGACATGAGCCAGGCTCTGGCGCAAACCATCTCCTACGTGAGCCGCGCACATGCCTTTATGCCATACGGAACGGTTTCACCTTTTGTCATTCGGTTCGACGCCGGGACCGTGCCCGTGGGCGACGTTGTCTTTTCCAGCCCGACCATGACCGTCGGGGAGATCCAGGACCTGGCCCTGAACCGGGTGCGGCCAGTCTTTGCAACCTTGCCCGGCGTTTCCGCGCCGCCTCCGTTCGGTGGAAACCAGCGGACAATCGTTATCACCGTCAACCCTGGACGGTTGCGATCCTACCACCTGACACCCGATCAGGTGGCGAAAGCCGTCAGTTCCGGGAACCAATTGACGCCGGCCGGCAACGTGCGTACCGGCAATCTGCTGCGCATTGTCACCAGCAATTCGATTGTTTCCGATATTACCCGCCAACTCGACGATCTGCCGATTCGCACGGGGTCCGGCCCTTCAGTCTACTTGCGGGACATCGGATCCGTGACTGACAGCACCGATATCCCCACAGGGTACGCCCTGGTGAACGGTAGGCGGGCCGTTTATGAGCCGGTCACCAAGCGCCCGGACTCTTCGACGCTTTCCGTTGTAAACGAAGTGAAGAAGAGCCTGCCGTTTTTCCGGTCTCTCGTTCCTTCGGGCATTCAAATCAGTTACGAATTCGATCAATCCGGCTATGTCAAAAACTCTCTGTTCGCTGTTGTGCGGGAAGGCCTGCTGGGGGCGATCCTGACCGGACTCGTGATTTTCCTGTTTCTGCGCGACGCGAGGAGTTCTTTGATCGTCTTGACGACCATTCCTTTTGCCCTCCTGACGGCACTGGTGGCGCTTTGGATCAGCGGCCAGACGATTAATATCATGACGCTCGGCGGCCTGGCGTTGGCAGTGGGAATCCTGGTGGACGAGGGCGTGGTGGCGATTGAAAACATCGATGCCACACTCGAACGTGAGCCGGATGTTCCGCTCGCCCGCGCCGTGCTTCGCGCCGTACAACAGACGGTCGGGCCGCGGTTCCTCGCCATGCTGGCGGTGGTGGCGGTCTTCGTTCCTTCCTTTTTCATGACCGGCGTGAGCCAGGCCTTGTTTGTTCCGCTTTCGCTCGCGGTCGCATTCTCAATGATTGCTTCTTTCCTGCTCTCAAGCACCTTACTGCCGGTGATGTTTCTGTGGATGCACAAAAGGCTCGGGACGGACCGTTCCGCTCGCCCCGAAAGCCGCGGGAGATTCGACGCTTTTAGAGAGAAGTGGAAGAGAGGCCTTCATCGTGTTGCTGGACTGCGATGGCTGATTGTGGGAGCGTATGCCGCGGTGGTGCTGCTCATCATCCTGGCCTTAGGTCCTCGCCTGGGCCAGGAGCTTTTCCCACAGGCAGCCAACAATCAGTTCCGCCTGCGCATTGAGGCGCCAGTCGGCACGCGAGCCGAAGATACGGCCAGTTTGACAACGGAAGCCCTGCGCCAGATCCAGGACGCGGCGGGGCCAGGCAATGTCGCTACAACGCTGGGGTATGTAGGGACGCAAGCCGCATCTTATCCGATCAATACCGTGTTCCTGTGGACCAGCGGCCCCCATGAGGCCGTCATCAACGTAGCCCTTCGGCCCGAAGCCCACATCGACGTGGCTTCCTTTGAAGAAAAACTGCGTCGCGTATTACCTCCCAAATTTCCTGAGTGTTCCTTTTCCTTCGAGCAGGGGGACATTATCAGCCAGATTATGAACTTTGGCGCTCCGACGCCCGTGGACGTTGCGGTGATGGGGCCCGACTTTGGCCAGCTTCGCGCGTACGTCGCAAAATTGCAGCGCCAAATGGGCGAGATCAAAGGCATGCGCGACCTGCGAATCGAACAGCCTCTTGACTATCCCAGCGTGAACGTGGAAATCCACCGCGAACTGGCTGGCCAGCTCGGCGTCACGGCGGGGCAGGTTGCCACTTCGTTGTCTCACGCTACATCCTCCAGCCGCTTTACGGTTCCAAACTACTGGGCGGACCCGAGGACCGGCGTTGCCTATCAGGTACAGGTGCAATATCCACAGCCGCAGATGACTTCCGTTCAGGATGTGAAAAACGTCCCCGTCATGCCAGGCGATACTGAACATCCGCTGCTGGGGGACCTGGCGACCGTCACCGATGGCACAACGGTAGGCGAATACGACCGGGAGAACGGCCGGTGGAAATTGGACCTCGTAGGCAACGTAGCAGGCCAGGATTTGGGGAGTATTGGCAACAGCATCAACACTGCCATCCAGCGGACAGGCGCTCTTCCAAAGGGAGCAAATGTGAGCGTGCGGGGGCAGATTGCCCCTATGCAGGAGGCTTTTACCAATCTCGCCGTCGGACTGCTTCTGGCTATTTTGGTGATCTTCCTTCTTCTCGCCGCCAACTTCCAGTCGATGCGCCTTTCATTCGTCGTATTCACGACCGCGCCCGCCGCCGTCTGTGGCATGATCCTGATGCTCCTCATTACCCATACCACGCTCAACATCGAGTCCTATATGGGAGGCATTATGGCGATCGGCGTGGGCACGGCCAATGCTATCTTGCTGGTAACCTTTGCCGAAGAATATCGAAAACGAGGCGCCTCCTCTCTCGACGCAGGCGTCGAGGGAGCGAGGGAGCGAATGCGTCCGATCATCATGACTAGCGTCGCCATGATTGCCGGAATGGTCCCCATGGCGGTGGCGCTTGGGGCGGGCGCCGAGGAAACGGCTCCGCTGGGAAGGGCCGTTATTGGAGGATTGCTGGCGGCTACTTTCGTTAATCTGGCCGTGCTGCCGTTTGTCTTCTCTCTGGTGCAGCAACGGGCGGGCGCCGCTTCGCCTTCGCTCGATCCGGATGACCCCGCTAGCCGATTTGCAGGGGCGTAA